TTCCTACTGCCAAGATCCCAAACTGGCCGAACCGGATCCTCACTGGTACAGCGGAGACCAATTTAATGTTAATTTGCTTAACAATAGTCCGGTCAGAGACAAAGGAATCATCTTGACCGGCGTGTCGAATCTTGATTATAACAATTTTAGCAGGGATTCGGTTTGGGACATTGGGGCCCTGGAATTCGGTTCCGTGGCCACGGACCAACCGCAGGAACAAACGCAAGAGCCGCAGCCAACATGCGCGGATGACATTTCCCTTTGCTCCGGGCAGTCGGACTGCACGGCGAACGGTCACTATTGGTACAACAATAGCTGTCACACTGCCGCCGCGACGTGCGCGGACGGGATCCAGTATTGCACAACGCAATCGGCTTGCACGGCCCAGGGATATTATTGGTATAACAACTCCTGCCATTCGGCGGCCGCAAGCTGCGCGGACGGGATTCAGTATTGCACGACGCAGTCTTCCTGCACGGGACAGGGGTATTATTGGTATAACAATTCCTGCCATGCGGCGACCGCAAGTTGTGCAGACAGCATTCAGTATTGCACGACGCAGTTGGACTGCACGGGGCAGGGGTATTACTGGTATGGCAATGTCTGTCATTCCTCTGCGCCGACCTGCGCAGATGGAATCCAGTACTGCACCAAGCGATCAGATTGCGTGAGCCAAGGATATTCTTGGTATGATAATTCCTGCCATGCCACCGGCCCAACCTGTGCGGATGATATCCTTTATTGCACAACGCAATCTGCGTGTACGGGGCAGGGGCATTATTGGTATAACAGCGCTTGTCAGGCGTCAGCGCCGACGTGCGCGGATAATATCCAATATTGCACGAAGAACCAGGACTGCACGGCTCAGGGGTATTATTGGTATGCCAATAGTTGTAACCTGACCCCGCAGGCTCAGCCGCCCAAGCCCTCGCAGTCAACGCCATCGGCTACAGGGGACACCCCTGCGCCGCAGTCTCCGGGGAACAATTCCAATACCCAGCAAAATCAATCCTCCCAGACGCCGGAGCCTTCAACCGAGACCATCCCTACTCATTCGCCGGAATCCGAGCAATCCTCTCAGGATTCCTTGAGCGATGCCAAGAAAAATGAGGTCAAGGAGGATCAATCCGACGTGTCCTCTCAGGATTCCTTGAACGATACCAAGAAGAATGAGGGCAAGAAGGATGATTTCGACGTGTCCTCCAGGGGCGAATCGTCGCGTCCGGAACAATCGCAGTCGCAGGATACCTCGACAGCTACCCCAACCTCATCGGATAGCGGTCATGTCAAATCCGGGAAGTCCGGTGGGTCTGGTGGCGGCTCCGGCACAACGGCTGGAAGTTCTTCCTCTCCGTCAGGATCTCTGGGTTCCATTGGCCCGGCTTTGGATGACTCAGCGGCCAGAACCCCCCGCACGGCAAGACCCGCCAGGACAACGACCGCCAAGTCCGGCCCGGCGGTTTCTGCGCCGTCAACCAGCACCATCGGGGAAACGCCTTTGACACTCGCCGCCAAGGCCGAGACAGCGGCCCAGGCAGCTCAGCCATTGAACGTTCAGCCCCAGCCAAAAATCGGCAAGCTCGCCTCGCTTTACAAAGCCGATGCTTCGGGGGCAGGAGAATCTGCGGGGCACCAGGCGGGTTTGTCAGGATCCGAGGGGGAGAGTACGTCGGAATCCTCCGAAACCTCGGTCCAGGAGAAAAAAGCCGAAAAAGCAAAGCCGCAGTATCCCGCCCTTCAGCAGGCCATTGACGGTTTTTGGGCGAAAGTGAAGAGTTGGTTCACTGGCAAGAAAGCCCCGTAAGGAGTCCTTGGCCTATGTCGAAGTTTTCCCTCAAGGGCAAAACTGGCTTTACCCTCATTGAACTCCTCTGCGCCGTTTTCATCCTCTCGGTCGGCATCGCCGGGGTCCTTCTCTTTTTTTCCAATTCTATGCTGTCATCGGGTTACGCGTGGGACATGACGGTAGGCACGTCCCATGCGGAATACCTTTTGGAAGAAATGCAGACGAAAGAGACCCTCGCGGATATTACACGGACAGACTGGCCGAACTGGGCCCAGCAGCAGGGGCTGGCCACATTGCCCCAGGAATCGTTTCAGGTCGTTTATCTGAACGCCGTCCAGGATCCTTTGGAGATTGAGGTCCAGGTCAACTGGGTCCGCAAGGGCAGGAACAGCAATGTCGTCCTTAAAACAAAAATGACAAAACAGCCATGAAACGCCGGAGCGCTTTCACCCTGGTTGAGACCATGATCGCGGCGGTGATCTTTTCTTTTATCATCGCCGGGACTTACGGTGCGTTTATGGTCGGCAACAGGGCGTGGATCTACTATAACGAGCACACCGCGCTCAAGCAGGAAACCCGCCGGGGCATGATTTTCATGATGAACGAACTTCGCGAGGCCAAGAACATCCTGATCGTCAAGGAGGAGGGGCGGCTGAGGATCAATTTTTATCGTCCCGGAGTTGGCAATGTCTCTTTCCTCTGGGCCGGGGACGGCGACCAGGCCGGACGTATCCTGCGGGTCGAGCAGGATAAGACCAGGATCCTGGCGAAACAGATCACGGCGCTTTCGTTCAAACAGTTTCCCGATGCCATTCTGATTGACATCAAGAGCACCAAGGTTTTCCCCGGGGGGAAGGAACCGGTTTCCGTCCGGCTTCGCGCCAAAGTGGCCCTGCGGGCGAAAACGGGAATCATGAAAGCCCCGGGTTAGGAGTCCAGTGATGCGATTGAGAACTGACAACCGGGGGTCCGCGTTCATCATCGCCTACATCGTGCTTTTTGCCCTGGTGACGCTTTGTTCCGGGGTTGCGCTTTTGAATTTCAGCGAGATCCATCATTCCCGCCGCTACTACGATTCCACCGCCGCTTTTTGGCTCGCCGAGGCCGGGGTCAATACCTTCTTCAAAGATCCGTCTCTGTTGGGGGAAAGGGTTTCAACGACCATCCCTTTCGGCCGGGGGATGATCCATCTTCGCCGGGATGATTCCGATCCCCGGGTCCGGAAGATCATCTCCAACGGGCTTGTTTCCGGCAGCCGCAGGAGCATCCAGGTCGAGTTGCCGGCCAGGGCTCCGGAGGTGTTCGAGAGCACTATTTCCGCGAAAGGAGATCTGGAGATCACAGGCAAAAAAGTTTCCCTGGCGGTTAACGGCCGGCTGCGGTTGAGCGGGAAGGTCAACAATGGCGCCAGTTATTCGAGCGTCCTTCTGGAGGATAAGCAAGAAGGGGCCAAGGCAAAAACCGTCACGATGACCTATCCCGACGCCAATAACAACGGCAGGGCCGATGAATTCAATGACTTTGTGGCGTTCAACCGGAACCTGGTTGAGAGTTATCCCCGGGAAGAAGTTGTCTATATCAAGGGGAATTCGACGTACACGGTTATGCCGCACGGTTCTCTCAAGGGAAAAAAAATTGTTTATGTGGAAGGCGGCAAGGGCGCAGGCAATGTTGTGATCCAATACGTCGGCGAGTGGGGGAAGGGGGAGAACATCACGATCATCTCCACCGGGACGGTCACGCTGAATCACGCCGGTTCGACCAAGGATGAAGGACAGATGAACGTCATTGCCTGGGAGGGGTACAACGAAACGGCGCTTTTGCCGGGCCGCCATAACGGGATCATTTATACTCACGGTACGGCGAATTTTTTTGACATCCACGACACCTCTGTGACCAACGGCGCGGTCGCGGCCAACGACGGTATCAAGATCGGAGAGGTCTGGTCGACCAAGACCTTCAATTATTTCGACCCGCGCAGCGGCGGGGCCGTCCCTCCCGGGTTCGAGGGGTTGGTCGGCGGAGGGACCACAGGGTACATTCTCGTGCCGGTCTCGTGGAGGGAGATTTGATGGGACCGCTCGACAGGCGCCATTACGCTGGCATCGTTTTCGGCGGGTTGGTGGTTTTTTTGCTGATGAACGGCGTCATTCATAAATCCATCAGCACGTCAGGCCCGGCCGTTCCAGCCCCGGAGCCGGCGGACCCCGTTCCCGGGAAGGGAACTGCCGACGGGGAGGGGGCCAAGAAACGCCTTGTGCCCGATGACCCGGCGAAGTATGCCATCACCGCTTACCAGGAGAGGCCCGGTTTTAAGAATCAGGCGCAATGGGACAGCGACGTCCGCCGGTCGTTGTCCGCCGCCGACTGGAAAACCGTTACCGAAAAGAATCCGGCATTGACGGATCCGACCCATCGGCAGGACGAACTCGCGGAACGCCGGGCGAGGATCGATGAGCGTATCAAGGTGTATGAAAAGTTGGCCCTTGACCGTCCCAAGGACGCAGAAGTCCGCCGTCAACTGCAATCTCTTTACATGCTCCGGGCCACGCTGACCGTCCTCGAGGAAAAAAACCGCCGCTGATTTCTCTCCCCGCGCTGGCGTGTGGCCCTGACCTGAAGAATATCCGCTTTCCTTCTTGAAGAACCCCCATCAGTTCGCTTATAATCTTTACGAAAGACCATGACTTCTCCCAAATTTCATCCACAGAGCGTTTTCATGTATCACGGTATCATCGCCGGAAGCGGCGACGTCCCGCCGGGCCGTGAGCCGGGCGCTGACCGTTACGATGTCCCTCTGCAGACATTTTCCCGACAGATGCAATGGTTGAAAGACAGCGGGTGTTCCGTATCTTTGGCCGGTCCGGACACCCCGTCCGCGCCTGTCGTCATCACGTTTGACGATGGGGAAATGAATAATTTTACCCGCGCCTTAAATGTCCTGAGAGGGCTGGGATTCCCGGCGTATTTTTTCGTCACGGTCAACCGCGTGGGCGCTCAGGGGTATATGGGGTGGGGCGAGCTCTCGGAGCTTGCCAGGGCCGGAATGGCGGTGGGTTCGCACGGCTTGACCCACCGGATACTGACGGGGTTGCCGGACGCGGAGTTGAAATCCGAGTTGGAGGAGTCCCGGTGTGTTCTTGAAGGACGATTAGGGATCGCCGTGAAGGATTTTTCCGTTCCCCGAGGATTTTATGACGAAAAGGTCGTCGAGGCGGCCATGGCCGCCGGTTACCAGAAGATTTTTGTTTCCGAGTCCGCTCCCCATCACCCGCGTTGCGTCGGGCGCGTCGCTGTCCAGTCCTCCTGGTCCCAGAAAAGATTTGAAATGGCCGTCGAAGGGAAGGTCCCTGCAGGCGAGAAAGTTTTCAACATATGCAAGGAAACCTGCAAAGCCGTGCTGGGCGGCGCCGGATATGACCGGCTGCGCAGCGCGCTGCTGAAGGGTCCATCGCGATGATTGTTTTTTTGGTTTTTCTTTTTTTGATCGTCTATTGTTACGCCGGGTATCCGCTGGCCGTCTGGGCGGTTTCCCAAATTTTTGAAAAGCCTGTCCGGAAGTCGCCGATCTGTCCCGATATCGCGATTGTTGTTGCGGCCTGGAACGAGCAGGATGTCATGGAGCAAAAAATTCGGAACCTTCTCTCTCTGGATTATCCGGTTCAAAAAATGGAGATTTGGATCGGTTCCGATGGATCCACAGACAGGACAGAAGACATTGTCCGGTCTTTCTCCGATGACCGGGTGAAGCTCCTGGCCGGTCGTGACCGGCGTGGGAAACCGGCCATGCTCAACGATGTCATGTCCCGCGTTCAGGCGGAGATCGTGGTGTTCACCGACGCCAGGCAAACCTTTGATCCGCAGACCGTCCGCGAACTGGTCGCCAATTTTTCCGATCCCTCCGTCGGGTGCGCGAGCGGGGAATTGATGTTCCGCGAAAAGGAGGGGGCGACCGCCAAAGGCGTCAATCTGTATTGGAATTACGAGAAATTTTTGCGCAGATGCGAGAGCCGGATCCATTCGATCCTGGGCGCGACGGGCGCGATCTATGCCATCCGACGTTCGTTATTTTCGCCGGTGCCGGACCAGGTGGTCCTGGACGACATGTTCGTCCCATTCCAGATCATCCGCCGGGGTTACCGGTCGGTCTTTGACGAAACGGCCAAGGCGTACGACGACGTGGCGGCCAATTCCCAGGAGGAGCACCGGCGCAAGGCGAGGACCCTATTTGGAAATTATCAAATCTTCGGGCTGTTCCCCGATCTTTTTTTCCCCTGGCGAAGCCCCATCGCCATCCAGCTTTTTTCCCATAAGTTTTTGCGGGTGGTGGCGCCGTTTTTATTGATTGCCATTTTCGTGTTGAATCTTTTTCTCCTGGATTCTCTTCTGATGCGGGCGGTGGCCGTCCTCCAGATAGTTTTTTACACCATGGCCTTGACAGGCGGCTTGGCAAGGAATCGGAATTGTGGTATTCTTAGTGGCCTTTCGCGGCTTTGTTATGCGCCGTATGTATTTTGCCTGCTCAATTTTTCTGCGGTGATCGGTTTTTTGCGATTCGTCGGTTCGAAACAGCAGGTGACGTGGCAAAAAGCGCGCGATATCGACGGCAGGGAGAAATAATGACAAGCACGGCCATCAAATTGAAGACGTTTTTCGGCAAATATTACCAGGCCATTGCGATTGCTTTCTTTTTCCTGTGGAGCTACGGCCCCGTTTTGATCTGGATGTGGGACCGGTGGTTTCAGCGGGACTCTTATTACAGCCACGGGATCCTTGTCCCGTTTGTTTCCGCATACCTGCTCTGGCAGAAGAGGGAGGAGTTGGCCAAGATTCCCTGGACGGGGTCTCCGTGGGGAATCCGGCTGATCCTGCTGGGGGCTTTTTTTTACGCCGTGAATTCGCTGTTCCGGATTTATTTTTCCTCGGCGTTCTCAATGTTTGTGGTGCTTTTTGGCCTCATTTTGCATTTCTTCGGGCCGAGGATGCTGAGGGCCGTCCTGTTCCCGCTGTGTTTTTTGTTTTTCATGTTCCCTCTTCCCCTGGTCGTGATCGTCAACATCAGTTTTAAGATGAAGTTGTTTGCTGCCTCCATCGCGACATATCTTCTCAATCAGATGGGGCTTTATGCGGTTCAACAGGGCAGCATCATCAAGATGAACAGCGCCAACATCATCGTGGACGACGTGTGCAGCGGGTTGCGCTCCCTGATCTCTTTGATGGCCTTGGGGAGTATTTTTGCTTACTGGATCACGGGCCCGATGTATAAACGGATCCTGCTGTTTTTGACCACGATCCCGATCGCGGTCATCACCAATGTCTGCCGTGTTGTTTTTTTGTCGACGATCAGTGAAATTTGGGGCCCCCAGTATACGATCGGGCTGATCCACGATATCACCGGGTATTTGGTTTTTGCCTTGGCTTTTGTCATGTTTTATATGCTGGCGAAATTGCTGGAATAATATGAGGCGACGATGAGCGGATCTAAATATCTAAAAAAAAGGAATGCTTATCTGTTGATCTGTCTTTTGTTTTTGGCTGTTGGTTCATTTTCTTGGAACCTGTTTTTCCGGGAGCACTGGCAAGTGGATACGGTGAACATTCATCGTTTCCCTCGGCAGATCCAAGGCTGGGAGTCCCAGGATTTAAAGATTTCGGAAGACGAATATGCGATCCTGGAAACGCGGAATGTTTTCACCCGGCGTTACAGCGGCCCCAAGGGCGAGATCGTTTATTTGATGATGGTTTATTCGCAGCATAACCGCAAGGTTTCTCATCCTCCGGAAATTTGTTATACCGGTAGCGGGGCCACAATCCTGAGCAACGAACCCGCAGTCATGGATTTTCCCCCGTATCAAGGCAAGGTTCGAGCTAACCGGTTGTTCATTGAGCAGGGCAACACGGAGCAGGTCATGTACTACTTGTTCAAGGTGGGGGATGACTTGACTTCCAATTATTGGAAACAGCAGATTTTGGTTGCCTGGAAGACGTTGTTCGGGCAGCCATCCAGCAGTGCTTTGATCAGGATTTCCTCAACCGTTGACCGGGACGGCCCTGCCAAAGCCATCAATTCCATTGAAAGTTTTGCGCGGATCTTTTCTCCCCTTCTCAAAGAATATCTCCCGTAATT
The sequence above is a segment of the Candidatus Omnitrophota bacterium genome. Coding sequences within it:
- a CDS encoding prepilin-type N-terminal cleavage/methylation domain-containing protein translates to MSKFSLKGKTGFTLIELLCAVFILSVGIAGVLLFFSNSMLSSGYAWDMTVGTSHAEYLLEEMQTKETLADITRTDWPNWAQQQGLATLPQESFQVVYLNAVQDPLEIEVQVNWVRKGRNSNVVLKTKMTKQP
- a CDS encoding prepilin-type N-terminal cleavage/methylation domain-containing protein, with product MKRRSAFTLVETMIAAVIFSFIIAGTYGAFMVGNRAWIYYNEHTALKQETRRGMIFMMNELREAKNILIVKEEGRLRINFYRPGVGNVSFLWAGDGDQAGRILRVEQDKTRILAKQITALSFKQFPDAILIDIKSTKVFPGGKEPVSVRLRAKVALRAKTGIMKAPG
- a CDS encoding polysaccharide deacetylase family protein is translated as MTSPKFHPQSVFMYHGIIAGSGDVPPGREPGADRYDVPLQTFSRQMQWLKDSGCSVSLAGPDTPSAPVVITFDDGEMNNFTRALNVLRGLGFPAYFFVTVNRVGAQGYMGWGELSELARAGMAVGSHGLTHRILTGLPDAELKSELEESRCVLEGRLGIAVKDFSVPRGFYDEKVVEAAMAAGYQKIFVSESAPHHPRCVGRVAVQSSWSQKRFEMAVEGKVPAGEKVFNICKETCKAVLGGAGYDRLRSALLKGPSR
- a CDS encoding glycosyltransferase family 2 protein, producing the protein MIVFLVFLFLIVYCYAGYPLAVWAVSQIFEKPVRKSPICPDIAIVVAAWNEQDVMEQKIRNLLSLDYPVQKMEIWIGSDGSTDRTEDIVRSFSDDRVKLLAGRDRRGKPAMLNDVMSRVQAEIVVFTDARQTFDPQTVRELVANFSDPSVGCASGELMFREKEGATAKGVNLYWNYEKFLRRCESRIHSILGATGAIYAIRRSLFSPVPDQVVLDDMFVPFQIIRRGYRSVFDETAKAYDDVAANSQEEHRRKARTLFGNYQIFGLFPDLFFPWRSPIAIQLFSHKFLRVVAPFLLIAIFVLNLFLLDSLLMRAVAVLQIVFYTMALTGGLARNRNCGILSGLSRLCYAPYVFCLLNFSAVIGFLRFVGSKQQVTWQKARDIDGREK
- a CDS encoding exosortase/archaeosortase family protein gives rise to the protein MTSTAIKLKTFFGKYYQAIAIAFFFLWSYGPVLIWMWDRWFQRDSYYSHGILVPFVSAYLLWQKREELAKIPWTGSPWGIRLILLGAFFYAVNSLFRIYFSSAFSMFVVLFGLILHFFGPRMLRAVLFPLCFLFFMFPLPLVVIVNISFKMKLFAASIATYLLNQMGLYAVQQGSIIKMNSANIIVDDVCSGLRSLISLMALGSIFAYWITGPMYKRILLFLTTIPIAVITNVCRVVFLSTISEIWGPQYTIGLIHDITGYLVFALAFVMFYMLAKLLE
- a CDS encoding EpsI family protein, which codes for MSGSKYLKKRNAYLLICLLFLAVGSFSWNLFFREHWQVDTVNIHRFPRQIQGWESQDLKISEDEYAILETRNVFTRRYSGPKGEIVYLMMVYSQHNRKVSHPPEICYTGSGATILSNEPAVMDFPPYQGKVRANRLFIEQGNTEQVMYYLFKVGDDLTSNYWKQQILVAWKTLFGQPSSSALIRISSTVDRDGPAKAINSIESFARIFSPLLKEYLP